The following coding sequences are from one Lipingzhangella halophila window:
- a CDS encoding BCCT family transporter, giving the protein MPAPDNQEKTSGNAISRYVRTHTNPAVFGISVVIILAFLIAGLAFTDATSSAAAAALEFITTNFGWFYILIATFFLVFVLAVMLSRYGRLRLGPDDSRPQYRTLPWFAMLFTAGMGIGLVFFGVYEAPFHMQNAPIAATSESQAATEAMSLTIFHWGLHPWAIYIVLGMSMGYFCFRRNLPLRPAAGFYPLIGDRIYGWVGNLIDILAVFGTLFGLSTSLGFGAQQVNAGLEEVFGIPINPTVQVLIIALITAIAVVSVMLGIDRGIRRLSVLNLGLAVLLMVIIFAVGPKLYIFTGLANYTGFYLQNLVGTSFEVFHPQTQSQAASWQAGWTLFYWGWWMSWSPFVGMFIARISYGRTLRQFIGGTLLAPVAASIVWFSVLGGTGLYYQLAGRVDIGGSAPEQAMFLLVNELPLGTVAAIAVSLLTVLVVTLFFATSSDSGSLVVDMLTNGGDPHPIRAQRLFWAVTEGAVAAVLLWVGGSTALDALQAASIAAGLPFAVVLLFLSIGLSRALYREPVAAAPSAAWMATTAARRHDLSEHEPISESRTSEATEDESRASEAPEDKEGPSSGG; this is encoded by the coding sequence ATGCCGGCACCGGACAACCAAGAGAAGACGAGCGGCAACGCGATCAGCAGGTACGTGCGGACGCACACGAACCCTGCCGTATTCGGCATCTCGGTCGTGATCATCCTCGCGTTCCTGATCGCCGGCCTGGCGTTCACCGACGCCACGAGCTCAGCCGCGGCCGCCGCGCTGGAGTTCATCACCACGAACTTCGGCTGGTTCTACATCCTGATAGCGACGTTCTTCCTGGTCTTCGTGCTAGCGGTAATGCTCAGCCGCTACGGGCGCCTGCGGCTCGGCCCGGACGACTCTAGGCCCCAGTACCGGACGCTGCCCTGGTTCGCCATGCTGTTCACCGCGGGTATGGGCATCGGGTTGGTGTTCTTCGGCGTCTACGAGGCACCCTTCCACATGCAGAACGCGCCGATCGCCGCGACTAGCGAGAGCCAGGCAGCCACCGAGGCGATGAGCCTCACCATCTTCCACTGGGGACTGCACCCGTGGGCGATCTACATCGTCCTCGGAATGTCCATGGGGTACTTCTGTTTCCGGCGGAATCTCCCACTACGCCCCGCAGCAGGCTTCTACCCACTGATCGGTGACCGTATTTACGGGTGGGTCGGCAACCTGATCGACATCCTGGCGGTGTTCGGCACCCTGTTCGGGCTGTCCACCTCCCTCGGGTTCGGGGCCCAGCAGGTCAACGCCGGACTCGAGGAAGTGTTCGGGATCCCGATCAATCCGACAGTGCAGGTGCTGATCATCGCGCTGATTACCGCGATTGCGGTGGTCAGCGTAATGCTGGGCATCGACAGGGGCATCCGCAGGCTCTCGGTGCTCAACCTGGGGCTCGCCGTGCTGCTGATGGTCATCATCTTCGCCGTGGGGCCGAAGCTCTACATCTTCACCGGCCTCGCGAACTACACAGGTTTCTACCTGCAGAACCTGGTGGGCACGAGCTTCGAGGTGTTCCACCCGCAGACGCAGAGCCAGGCAGCGAGCTGGCAGGCCGGGTGGACACTGTTCTACTGGGGCTGGTGGATGTCGTGGTCGCCATTCGTGGGGATGTTCATCGCCCGCATCTCTTACGGGCGGACCCTGCGGCAGTTCATCGGCGGCACGTTGCTCGCGCCGGTGGCCGCCTCCATCGTGTGGTTCTCTGTGCTCGGCGGCACCGGTCTCTACTACCAGCTCGCCGGGCGCGTGGACATCGGGGGCAGCGCCCCGGAACAGGCGATGTTCCTGTTGGTGAATGAACTGCCGCTCGGCACGGTTGCCGCTATAGCGGTCTCGTTGCTCACGGTTCTCGTGGTCACGCTGTTCTTCGCCACGTCGTCGGACTCGGGCTCGTTGGTGGTCGACATGCTCACCAACGGCGGCGACCCCCATCCGATCAGAGCGCAGCGCTTGTTCTGGGCGGTCACCGAGGGCGCCGTGGCGGCGGTGCTGCTCTGGGTGGGCGGATCGACCGCACTGGACGCGCTGCAGGCAGCCTCGATCGCCGCCGGACTGCCGTTCGCCGTGGTGCTGCTGTTCCTGAGCATCGGTCTCAGTCGCGCGCTGTACCGCGAGCCGGTCGCCGCAGCGCCCTCGGCTGCGTGGATGGCGACCACTGCAGCACGCCGGCACGATCTCAGCGAGCACGAGCCGATAAGCGAGTCCAGAACCTCCGAAGCTACCGAGGACGAGTCCAGAGCCTCCGAAGCTCCCGAAGACAAGGAAGGCCCCTCCAGTGGAGGCTGA
- the folP gene encoding dihydropteroate synthase, whose protein sequence is MTSTYKPPGLPERGRCLVMGVVNVTPDSFSDGGAWFDTGRAIEHGLSLAELGADIIDVGGESTRPGAQRVSRDEEIRRIGPVVTELARHGVPVSIDTMRAEVAEHAVDAGAVLVNDVSGGLADPSMARLVARTGVAYVLMHWRGHSHEMQNRAVYADVVKEVHDELRERLESMVDEGVEPHQIVLDPGLGFAKRPEEAHNWALLSHLDTFHALGYPLLVAGSRKRFLGRLLSDAEGNDREFAECDDATVALTTLSADRGAWCVRVHNVRPNADAVRVAAAWRTGGAQLDQGRAGPIGRSGP, encoded by the coding sequence ATGACGTCGACGTACAAGCCGCCGGGTCTACCCGAGCGGGGCCGATGCCTGGTCATGGGGGTCGTAAACGTTACCCCCGACTCGTTCTCCGACGGTGGAGCGTGGTTCGACACCGGGCGGGCGATCGAGCACGGCCTGAGCCTCGCCGAGTTGGGAGCCGACATCATCGATGTCGGCGGCGAGTCCACCCGGCCCGGGGCGCAGCGGGTCTCGCGCGACGAGGAGATCCGCCGGATCGGCCCGGTCGTTACGGAACTGGCCCGGCACGGCGTTCCCGTCAGCATCGACACCATGCGCGCCGAGGTGGCCGAGCACGCCGTGGACGCGGGTGCGGTCCTGGTGAACGACGTCAGCGGCGGACTCGCCGACCCCTCCATGGCGCGGCTGGTCGCCCGGACCGGGGTGGCCTACGTGCTGATGCACTGGCGCGGCCACAGCCACGAGATGCAGAACCGCGCCGTGTACGCCGACGTTGTCAAAGAAGTCCACGACGAGCTGCGTGAGCGCCTGGAGTCGATGGTCGACGAGGGGGTCGAACCCCACCAGATCGTTCTCGACCCGGGCCTGGGTTTCGCCAAGCGCCCCGAGGAAGCCCACAACTGGGCGCTGCTCTCCCATCTGGACACGTTCCACGCTCTCGGGTACCCGCTGCTCGTCGCTGGCTCCCGGAAGCGGTTCCTTGGCCGGCTGCTCAGCGACGCCGAAGGCAACGACCGCGAGTTCGCCGAGTGCGACGACGCCACGGTCGCGCTCACCACACTGTCCGCTGACCGCGGTGCCTGGTGCGTCCGGGTGCACAACGTCCGCCCCAACGCCGACGCGGTGCGTGTCGCGGCGGCCTGGCGTACGGGCGGCGCGCAGCTCGACCAGGGGCGGGCCGGCCCTATTGGGCGGAGCGGCCCGTGA
- a CDS encoding nuclear transport factor 2 family protein, producing MSARQEVMDRVAEVNAQFYEAIENGDLDLMQRVWADEDDAPDLVCVNPGWPLLRGRAEIMRAWALFMANVPYIQYVLTETTIGVSGETAMVTCEENVLTAEEDTPGFIAGGQVVTTNLFVHTAHGWRMWSHHASPVLLDDADEEE from the coding sequence GTGAGCGCCCGCCAGGAGGTCATGGACCGGGTGGCCGAGGTCAACGCCCAGTTCTACGAGGCGATCGAGAATGGCGACCTCGACCTCATGCAGCGGGTCTGGGCCGATGAGGACGACGCCCCCGATCTGGTGTGCGTGAACCCGGGCTGGCCGCTGCTGCGCGGCCGCGCGGAGATCATGCGTGCGTGGGCGCTGTTCATGGCGAACGTGCCCTACATCCAGTACGTGTTGACCGAGACCACCATTGGCGTGAGCGGCGAGACCGCGATGGTCACCTGCGAGGAGAACGTGCTCACCGCCGAGGAGGACACCCCCGGGTTCATCGCCGGCGGCCAGGTGGTCACCACGAACTTGTTCGTGCACACCGCGCACGGCTGGCGCATGTGGTCGCACCACGCCTCGCCCGTGCTGCTCGATGACGCTGACGAAGAGGAGTGA
- the folB gene encoding dihydroneopterin aldolase yields the protein MTGTREREDEARRSDRPDRLDRIAVRGLRAWGYHGVLEQERRDGQTFVVDVVLGVDSREAARTDDLAHTVHYGVLSERLVGAVAGEPVALIETLAQRLADTCLAETAVHEVEVTVHKPDAPIPHEFSDVTVTIVRER from the coding sequence GTGACCGGTACCAGGGAGCGGGAAGACGAGGCGCGCCGCTCGGACCGCCCGGACCGCCTGGACCGGATCGCGGTGCGTGGGCTGCGCGCGTGGGGTTACCACGGGGTGCTGGAGCAGGAGCGCCGCGACGGCCAGACGTTTGTCGTCGACGTGGTGCTGGGAGTGGACTCCCGCGAGGCCGCGCGTACGGACGATCTCGCGCACACGGTCCATTACGGTGTCCTGAGCGAACGCCTGGTCGGTGCGGTCGCGGGCGAGCCGGTGGCCCTCATCGAGACGCTGGCGCAGCGCCTCGCGGACACCTGCCTCGCCGAGACCGCGGTACACGAGGTGGAGGTGACCGTGCACAAGCCCGACGCCCCGATTCCGCACGAGTTTTCCGATGTCACCGTCAC